The Microcystis aeruginosa NIES-843 sequence ATAGCTCTAGGGACATGGAGCGTTTTCTTAACAAAGGTTTACGAATATTCTAAGATATTTTTACAGTATTTAACCGTGGCTGAACATGACTTTTCCCAGTATTGATTTATTAGCAATTCGTCAGGGTCAGATAAAAGATTTAGCGGGCATGAATTTGGCAGGGGCTGATTTAGCGGGTGCCGACCTAGCAGGGGCGAATTTACGGGCAAATTTGCGCGGTGCTGACCTGACCGGGGCAAATTTAAGGGGAGCAGATTTTCGTAATGCCGATTTACGCGGGGCAATTCTCCTCGATGCGATCGTGACTGGGGCAAGTTTGGCCGGCGCTTTTTTAGCTGGGGCGGTTTTTAATCATCTAGATTTGTCCGGGGCGGATTTTCGCGGTGTCGATGGCCGGGGAGTGAGTTTTGTCGGGGCGATTTTAACCCAAGCGGATTTTACTAGCGCTAATCTGTCCGGGGCAGATCTGTCGGCAACTGATTTAGAGGAAGCAATTTTTTTCGGGGCGATTTTACGCGGAACAAATTTTACTGATGCCAATCTTCTTTGTGCTAGTTTAGCCTCGGCAGCAACCACGGGGGCAATTTTCGATCGAGCTTGTTTAGAAGGGACGGGATTAACCTAAATGGCTGATAAGACCTCTTGTAAAAATCAAAAATTGTTGTTAGGGTTGGGAGTCAGTAGCCAGTAGTCAGGAGTCAGGAGAATTAAGAATGAATAATAATCAGTTAAATGGTCTATTTATAGACTTTATGCCATTTAATCCTTATTTCTGCCGTTTTTGAACTCTGAAAAATTAATTATGCAAGAGGTTTATAAAGGAAGATGAGTTTCTAATTAGTTGCTGTCACCTGATCTAGGTTGAAAAATCTGACCCATTCCCCTGTTTATCTACCTCCATGGCTCCAGCTATCCTGAACCATTTAACACTTTTTCGTCCCTGGCTCTTCTTCTTGGCCAAATTGATCAAGTTTTTGCCATTCTCGACCGGAAAATTTAATTTAATTGTCCGGGTAATCAGTCCAGTTATTGAAGAATTTTTACTAACCAATTAAGCAATCAACCTAGTTCCTTAAGGGAACCTAGGGAAAAGATTATCCTCAAAAATGATAGGATTGATTGATACCTAGCTGCCGTTAATCGCCATCGATGAGACCTTTACGCCAACTTTACCGCTATTTAAGTTTATTTTGCCTCTGTCTTCTTCTGACCGTGGGCTGTCAGTCCACTAATTCCAATTTACCACAACGAGATAGCGATCGCCTGATAATTGGGACAACCCTAAAACCACGCTCGATCGATCCTGCCGATAGTTATGAGTTAGCAGGACTTTTTATTATTTATAATCTCGGTGAAACTCTCTACACCTACGCGGAAGGAACCACTAATTTAAAGCCTCTCCTGGCCACGGAATTACCGCAAATTAGCCCCGATGGTTTGACCTATACTATCCCAGTACGTCGAGGAGTTATTTTTCATGATGGCACGGTTTTTAACGCAGAGGCGATGAAGTTTTCCCTAGAAAGATTTATCAAAAATGGTGGTGAACCTTCCTTTCTTCTCCGGGATACAATTGATAAAATCACTGCTACCAAAGAAGACGAAATTACTATTAAACTAACCAGACCTTTTGCCGCCTTTCCCGCTCTTTTAGCTTACCCCGGAGCCTGTGCAGTTTCACCCAAATTTTATCAAATTGGCGAGGGTAAATTTAAACCTGAAGAATTTATCGGCACGGGACATTATCGATTAAAAGCAGTTACCAGCGATTCTTTTAGTTTAGAAGCCTTTGATCGCTATTGGGGAGAACCGGCCAAAAATAAGGGGGTTAATGTTCAAATTTATCTCTCGAATCCTGCCAATTTATTCAACGGTTTTCAGACGGGTGCGGTGGATATTGCCTATCAATCTTTACTCCCTCCTCAAGTGAGAAAATTACGCACAGAAGCGGCGCAGGAAAAATGGCAAGCCATCGAATCTTCTGGGGCAGCAATTAACTTTATGAGCCTCAATCTCAAAAGTGAACCCACCAATAATATTTTAGTGCGACAAGCCATTGCTTCTCTAGTCGATCGAGATTTACTTAATGAGCGCATTTTACAAGGTCAAGGCATCCCTCTTTTTAGTCTCATTCCTACTACTTTTTCCGAGTCACAACCGGTGTTTAAAGAGCGCTATGGCAACCATAATATAGAGCAAGCTAAACAATTACTAAAAGCTGCTGGTTATAGTC is a genomic window containing:
- a CDS encoding ABC transporter substrate-binding protein, which gives rise to MRPLRQLYRYLSLFCLCLLLTVGCQSTNSNLPQRDSDRLIIGTTLKPRSIDPADSYELAGLFIIYNLGETLYTYAEGTTNLKPLLATELPQISPDGLTYTIPVRRGVIFHDGTVFNAEAMKFSLERFIKNGGEPSFLLRDTIDKITATKEDEITIKLTRPFAAFPALLAYPGACAVSPKFYQIGEGKFKPEEFIGTGHYRLKAVTSDSFSLEAFDRYWGEPAKNKGVNVQIYLSNPANLFNGFQTGAVDIAYQSLLPPQVRKLRTEAAQEKWQAIESSGAAINFMSLNLKSEPTNNILVRQAIASLVDRDLLNERILQGQGIPLFSLIPTTFSESQPVFKERYGNHNIEQAKQLLKAAGYSQEKPAIVEVWHSSGSITSSSVAAVMKALAKRDLDNRIQFEPNSILGAAFFRNISQGLYTTALSNWYPDFLDADNYIYPFLDCAKGSPETGCEEGGSQSQGSFFYSQEMNQLIAQSRRESNPAKRKQIFGKIQEILADEVPYIPLWQTKEYAFARNGITGVIINPSQTFPFWTIAKKS
- a CDS encoding pentapeptide repeat-containing protein; the encoded protein is MTFPSIDLLAIRQGQIKDLAGMNLAGADLAGADLAGANLRANLRGADLTGANLRGADFRNADLRGAILLDAIVTGASLAGAFLAGAVFNHLDLSGADFRGVDGRGVSFVGAILTQADFTSANLSGADLSATDLEEAIFFGAILRGTNFTDANLLCASLASAATTGAIFDRACLEGTGLT